A genome region from Rhodopseudomonas boonkerdii includes the following:
- a CDS encoding TIGR02302 family protein: MAQLQLAQALQRARWSIGWERAWPSLARLLSVVGLFLVVSWAGLWLALSPISRTVVLVLFVVALIAASYPLIRFRWPTREEGLARLDRGSGIRHRPATALTDTLASQDPLARALWQVQRERTLASLKRIRAGMPSPRLPLHDPWALRALVLVLLVATWFAASGERGARIMAAFDWNGVIAPSNVRVDAWVNPPPYTAKPPIILSAANKDAAHTDAAAMAVPSGSTLIVRSSGGAPDVVLTGGVAEAAPAADAPAGTSEKHYTITGDGTAQVRAPAGQPVWKFTATADRPPTISLAKDPERQARGSLLLAYKLEDDYGVTEAHAQFAAKPGDGKGAKPRPLFDPPSFSLVLPNARTRNGIGQTVKDLSEDPYAGAEVMLTLTAKDESGNEGRSEAVATRLPERLFTKPVPRALIEQRRNLALDANYKDQIVFALEALLIAPEAFTPEAGHYLGLRSVLVQAQRARTDAALKELVASLWSLAVTIEDGDITDVDKALRAAQDALKQALERGASDEEIKKLTENLRAALDKFLKQLAEQMKQNPQQLARPLDKNTRVMRQQDLNNMIERMERLSRSGDKDAARQLLEQMQQMLENLQMAQPGQGGDDEMQQSMNELNDMIRKQQQLRDKTFKEGQDQRGERRRGQRGDKSMGDLQQDQQSLRDRLKKLQEQLARQGMGQGQKGQKGQQGQQGQQGQGQQGQSGDQDGDDGDGLGDADGAMGDAGGQLGEGDADGAVGSQGRALEALRKGAQSLAQQMQQGEGEGGQDGPGNNPGRQQGAARNSDPLGRPLRGRDLGDDLSVKIPGEIDVQRVRRILEELRRRLGDTTRPQLELDYIERLLKDY; encoded by the coding sequence ATGGCGCAGCTTCAGCTTGCCCAGGCGTTGCAGCGGGCGCGGTGGTCGATCGGCTGGGAGCGGGCATGGCCGTCGCTGGCGCGCTTGCTCTCCGTTGTCGGCCTGTTTCTCGTGGTTTCCTGGGCTGGCCTCTGGCTGGCGCTGTCGCCGATTTCGCGCACTGTTGTGCTTGTGCTGTTCGTCGTCGCGTTGATCGCCGCCTCGTATCCGCTCATCCGTTTCCGGTGGCCGACCCGCGAGGAAGGCCTCGCCAGGCTCGACCGCGGCTCGGGCATCCGCCATCGCCCGGCCACCGCGCTCACCGACACGCTGGCCTCGCAGGATCCGCTCGCGCGCGCGCTCTGGCAGGTGCAGCGCGAACGCACGCTGGCCTCGCTGAAGCGCATCCGTGCCGGGATGCCGTCGCCGCGATTGCCGCTGCATGATCCGTGGGCGCTGCGGGCGCTGGTGCTCGTGTTGCTGGTAGCTACCTGGTTCGCCGCGTCGGGGGAACGCGGCGCGCGCATCATGGCCGCGTTCGACTGGAACGGCGTCATCGCGCCATCCAATGTCCGCGTCGATGCCTGGGTCAATCCGCCGCCTTATACGGCGAAGCCGCCGATCATCCTTTCGGCCGCGAACAAGGACGCGGCGCATACGGATGCGGCGGCGATGGCGGTGCCATCGGGCTCGACGCTGATCGTGCGTTCCAGCGGCGGCGCACCGGATGTCGTGCTCACCGGGGGAGTTGCAGAAGCCGCGCCCGCCGCCGATGCGCCGGCCGGCACCAGCGAGAAGCACTACACCATTACTGGCGACGGCACCGCGCAGGTCCGCGCGCCTGCGGGGCAGCCGGTGTGGAAATTCACCGCTACCGCCGACCGTCCGCCGACCATCTCCCTTGCAAAGGACCCCGAGCGTCAGGCGCGCGGCTCGCTGCTGCTCGCCTACAAGCTCGAGGACGATTACGGCGTCACCGAAGCCCACGCGCAATTCGCTGCGAAGCCGGGCGACGGCAAGGGCGCCAAGCCGCGTCCGCTGTTCGATCCGCCGTCCTTCTCGCTGGTGCTGCCCAATGCGCGCACCCGCAACGGCATCGGCCAGACGGTGAAGGATCTGTCCGAAGATCCCTATGCCGGCGCCGAGGTGATGCTGACGCTTACGGCCAAGGACGAGTCCGGCAATGAAGGCCGGAGCGAGGCTGTCGCAACGCGCCTGCCGGAGCGTCTGTTCACCAAGCCGGTGCCGCGCGCGCTGATCGAGCAGCGGCGCAATCTTGCGCTCGATGCCAATTACAAGGATCAGATCGTCTTCGCGCTGGAAGCGCTGCTGATCGCGCCGGAAGCCTTCACGCCGGAGGCCGGTCACTATCTCGGCCTGCGCAGCGTTCTCGTCCAGGCCCAGCGCGCCCGCACCGATGCCGCTCTGAAGGAGCTTGTCGCCAGCCTGTGGTCGCTCGCCGTCACCATCGAGGACGGCGACATTACCGATGTCGACAAGGCGCTGCGTGCGGCGCAGGACGCCCTCAAGCAGGCGCTTGAGCGCGGCGCCAGCGACGAGGAGATCAAGAAGCTCACCGAGAATCTGAGGGCGGCGCTGGACAAGTTCCTCAAGCAGCTCGCCGAGCAGATGAAGCAGAATCCGCAGCAGCTCGCGCGCCCGCTCGACAAGAACACGCGGGTGATGCGGCAGCAGGATCTGAACAACATGATCGAGCGCATGGAGCGGCTGTCGCGCTCCGGCGACAAGGATGCTGCCCGGCAGTTGCTCGAACAGATGCAGCAGATGCTGGAAAACCTGCAGATGGCGCAGCCCGGCCAGGGCGGCGACGACGAGATGCAGCAGTCGATGAACGAACTCAACGACATGATCCGCAAGCAGCAGCAGCTTCGCGACAAGACCTTCAAGGAAGGCCAGGACCAGCGCGGCGAGCGCCGCCGCGGGCAGCGCGGCGACAAGAGCATGGGCGATCTGCAGCAGGATCAGCAGAGCCTGCGCGATCGACTCAAGAAGCTGCAGGAGCAGCTCGCACGCCAGGGCATGGGCCAAGGGCAAAAGGGACAGAAGGGCCAGCAGGGGCAACAGGGCCAGCAAGGTCAGGGACAGCAGGGCCAGTCCGGCGATCAGGATGGCGACGACGGTGACGGGCTCGGTGATGCCGATGGAGCCATGGGCGATGCCGGGGGCCAGCTCGGCGAAGGCGATGCTGATGGCGCCGTCGGCTCGCAGGGTCGCGCGCTCGAAGCGCTCCGCAAGGGCGCGCAGAGTCTCGCCCAGCAGATGCAGCAGGGCGAGGGCGAAGGTGGGCAGGACGGCCCGGGCAACAATCCCGGCCGCCAGCAGGGCGCGGCGCGCAACAGCGATCCGCTTGGCCGCCCGCTGCGTGGCCGCGATCTCGGTGACGATCTGTCAGTGAAAATTCCCGGCGAGATCGACGTGCAGCGCGTGCGCCGGATTCTCGAAGAAC
- the lysA gene encoding diaminopimelate decarboxylase, translating to MRHFDYQNGVLHAEGVDIAEMADTVGTPFYCYSTATLERHYRVFADAFADTKALVCYAMKANSNQSVLRTLAKLGAGADVVSGGELKRARAAGIPASKIVFSGVGKTEAELRLALGEDILCLNIESEPELELLSKLAAAMGRTARISIRVNPDVDSGTHAKISTGKSENKFGIPISKAREVYARAAKLPGIKVTGVDMHIGSQIIDLAPMEQAFRILADFVTVLRNDGHTIDHVDFGGGLGIPYYEDRAAPPEPLAYAAMVKRVTHNLGCTLMFEPGRMIVGNAGILVARVIHVKHGDGKTFVIIDAAMNDLIRPTLYEAYHEILPVAEAVPGAKLTAVDVVGPVCETGDYLALDRKLPELKSGDLIAIMTAGAYGAVQACTYNTRALVPEVLVKDDRYAVVRPRIEVEDLIAMDKPAPWL from the coding sequence ATGCGCCATTTTGACTATCAGAACGGCGTGCTGCACGCCGAAGGCGTCGATATTGCCGAGATGGCAGATACCGTCGGCACCCCGTTCTATTGCTACTCCACTGCCACGCTGGAGCGGCACTATCGCGTTTTCGCCGACGCCTTTGCCGATACCAAGGCGCTGGTCTGCTATGCCATGAAGGCGAATTCCAACCAGTCGGTGCTGCGTACACTCGCCAAGCTCGGCGCCGGTGCCGATGTCGTCTCCGGCGGTGAATTGAAGCGTGCCCGCGCGGCCGGCATTCCCGCCAGCAAGATCGTGTTTTCCGGCGTCGGCAAGACCGAGGCTGAGCTGCGTCTTGCGCTGGGCGAAGATATTCTCTGCCTCAACATCGAATCCGAGCCCGAGCTCGAATTGCTGTCGAAGCTTGCCGCGGCGATGGGGCGCACCGCGCGCATCTCGATCCGGGTGAATCCGGACGTCGATTCAGGCACCCATGCCAAGATTTCCACGGGCAAGTCGGAGAACAAGTTCGGCATTCCGATCAGCAAGGCCCGCGAAGTCTATGCGCGCGCCGCAAAACTGCCGGGCATCAAGGTCACCGGCGTCGACATGCATATCGGCAGCCAGATCATCGATCTCGCGCCGATGGAGCAGGCATTCCGCATTCTCGCCGATTTCGTCACCGTGCTGCGCAATGACGGCCACACGATCGACCACGTCGATTTCGGCGGTGGTCTCGGCATTCCCTATTATGAAGACCGTGCCGCGCCGCCGGAGCCGTTGGCCTATGCGGCGATGGTCAAGCGCGTCACGCACAATCTCGGCTGCACGCTGATGTTTGAGCCGGGTCGCATGATCGTTGGCAATGCCGGCATTCTGGTCGCGCGCGTCATTCATGTGAAGCATGGCGACGGCAAGACGTTTGTGATCATCGATGCCGCGATGAACGATCTGATCCGGCCGACGCTATACGAGGCCTATCACGAGATTTTGCCGGTGGCGGAAGCGGTGCCCGGTGCGAAGCTGACGGCCGTTGATGTGGTCGGTCCGGTCTGCGAAACCGGCGATTATCTCGCGCTGGATCGCAAGCTGCCGGAGCTGAAATCCGGCGATCTCATCGCCATCATGACCGCCGGCGCTTATGGTGCCGTGCAGGCCTGCACCTACAACACCCGCGCGCTGGTGCCGGAAGTGCTGGTGAAGGACGATCGATATGCGGTGGTGCGGCCGCGGATTGAGGTCGAGGACCTGATCGCGATGGACAAGCCCGCGCCCTGGCTGTGA
- the lptM gene encoding LPS translocon maturation chaperone LptM: protein MTRSTRPARAPSRTPWALIVLTVSALALGACGRKGGLDLPPQAAATPMGTPAVNADNSAANKGNALTSSNQPDDVQAARGRKRSFFLDPLLD from the coding sequence GTGACTCGTTCGACCCGCCCGGCACGCGCACCTTCGCGCACTCCTTGGGCCCTTATCGTTCTGACCGTTTCCGCTCTCGCGCTCGGCGCCTGTGGCCGCAAGGGCGGTCTCGATCTGCCGCCGCAGGCGGCGGCGACGCCGATGGGCACTCCTGCGGTCAATGCCGATAACTCGGCCGCGAACAAGGGCAACGCGCTCACCTCGTCCAACCAGCCGGACGACGTGCAGGCTGCGCGCGGCCGCAAACGGTCGTTCTTCCTCGATCCGCTGCTGGACTAG